In the bacterium genome, one interval contains:
- a CDS encoding phosphoribosyltransferase family protein: MDGDLEIVIAEETLRQRVRELGADISRDYAGRTPVLVSVLKGSFVFLADLARAITVPVNVDFMAITRYGAGRRGGAVRIEKDLDIAVTGRDVLIVEDIVDTGLTLGYLVKNLGARDPASLAVCALLDR; encoded by the coding sequence GATCGCGGAGGAGACGCTGCGGCAACGGGTGCGCGAGCTGGGCGCGGACATTTCGCGCGACTATGCCGGCCGCACGCCGGTGCTCGTCTCCGTGCTCAAGGGCTCGTTCGTCTTCCTCGCGGACCTGGCGCGCGCGATCACCGTGCCCGTCAACGTCGACTTCATGGCGATCACCCGCTACGGCGCCGGCCGCCGCGGCGGCGCGGTGCGCATCGAGAAGGACCTCGACATCGCCGTCACCGGGCGCGACGTGCTCATCGTGGAGGACATCGTGGACACCGGCCTCACGCTCGGCTACCTCGTGAAGAACCTCGGCGCGCGCGACCCCGCGAGTCTTGCGGTCTGCGCGCTGCTCGACCGG